A section of the Chryseobacterium scophthalmum genome encodes:
- a CDS encoding DUF4132 domain-containing protein yields the protein MEIIEKLKSKKIVNYYKNLRQDLQEQAEKSILSQLFSKPKLKKDVAALGLLFLGKENHYQELTLGSKKTEEIKKYLKPDIWEDQEFYKLLVYFFGENAELVKCAWNKMPYKMYQSGYDRRSFRAPNNEKFVLLNQINLIKNLLQFPSTYSYSSNFEYYNLSLEEQIIYDHALSNNSSQFYIWSAAIDNGNKEIYQLIEDIIFNKHTEGKVSQNIIKALLNSEQKHCWELVEKLLLAAQRQEGLRQTVLEALDETSIGALQYMTNVIVEHKLTRFSSVVRAIDTWTGLGWEAEKESVVKNIVSLAHTYFSNPEQISEAVKSKNNNEVYMALWVQGVLDVEKTVPYLHDLFDKGSVEKKCLAIKFAVETEDPYIQMPLYYKAVLEGDLQVLAFAGAPMVSLLSANVNSKFYVSNTDYPNFFEKLHELTQKIEVKEKKFEGKVFSWQNATFKKSDLYASMFYLVGEDREKRDLVLSYFDQFDLSLREQLTRNILGDFYCYSYSYNFEKKKKEVTPFQKEFAFKIIKDRGESMIASGINVLQQGSLNKDEAMIFFDLFKRKGGTLRKKLIELMMKQEDAVVTPLVEELTAKGDIEQRTASLDIMLQLQKNRRLSDKINQWALQYSEKTKISDREKNLLDQLNPSEDKEILSEKNGFGFYNPSVISKYELPKVESDSFYAKATKNDRYGFTQSLDHIKSELKKLNDLFLSHKDHEYEYEDWNGSLVKELLGNNFRQIKKNTEGFTGEELAVNYPLHEVWEQWYKDSKLQPVDLFLLTFAENCDRKKFRDFLENYVFYHQGFIPNPLKNDYYWDNPLKNILLSLEYKYEFKESIDFLIDACATLFANLPKEIIDYIAKPNEYYYRYDGDGWQNTVFFKVFLQSIPVKKLTDEQFTKVWNLYRWMQFNGLQDNVKYTVPGFYLFCKAYELKLITKDELYEGIFTAESAIRDLTTTKFYHHSEKYLETFPFLKPVIDGIQNKFLDVELIRGDANTSVSHFVQGFQTIYGAERFVQILKGLGKANLYANYIYSYGNESMTKQKLFSYLLSNCYPLESDTQESFNTMMKKEKIAELRLIQAAVYAPQWQKFISNYLGWKGLDSAIWWMHAHTKTGSYQAQNSGLESEVAKYSSVDVQEFQDGAVDKDWFTKAYKELRKARWEMLYESAKYISDGNGHRRARLYSDTLTGDLKIKEVTAKVKDKRDQDYLRVYGLVPLSKTNSEKDVLNRYEYIQQFKKESKEFGSMKQASEALAIRVALENLARNAGYPDPIRLTWAMETKQIQNLLSKETQVTIDGVTVGLIIEDDGKAELVVFRDDKQLKSIPPKIKKDKAIVELGTYRKIMREQWMRSRKGLEEAMIRGDEFLYAEIKNLFEHPVIVKHLEKLVFISNDNKIGFFHDGNLVDTQGEIHELNENNTLRIAHCVDLHQHSVWSDFQHYCFKEKLIQPFKQIFRELYTPTPDELQEKSVSRRYAGHQIQPKQTLALLKTRGWKVDYEEGLQKVYHKEGFQVKLYAIADWFSPADVESPTLETIEFHSLKDYKNIPFEDINPRLFSEVMRDVDLVVSVAHVGGVDPEASHSSIEMRAVLMKETARLFKLENIRIEGFHVLVKGQLAEYSVHLGSAVVHQVPGKYLSILPVHSQHRGRLFLPFADDDPKSAEVLSKVLLLAKDNEIQDPTILSQIKREYV from the coding sequence ATGGAAATCATAGAAAAATTAAAATCGAAAAAAATTGTCAATTACTACAAAAATCTAAGACAAGATTTACAAGAACAGGCAGAGAAGAGCATATTGTCTCAGCTGTTTTCTAAACCTAAATTAAAGAAAGACGTTGCTGCATTAGGTCTTTTGTTTTTGGGTAAAGAAAATCATTATCAGGAACTGACTTTAGGCTCGAAGAAAACAGAAGAAATCAAAAAATATTTAAAACCGGATATTTGGGAAGACCAAGAATTCTACAAGCTATTGGTTTATTTTTTTGGAGAAAACGCAGAATTGGTAAAATGCGCATGGAATAAAATGCCTTACAAAATGTATCAATCAGGATACGATCGTCGCTCATTTCGTGCCCCCAATAATGAAAAATTTGTATTGCTCAACCAAATCAATTTAATTAAAAATTTACTGCAGTTTCCGAGTACCTATTCTTACAGCAGTAATTTTGAATATTACAACCTGTCTTTGGAAGAACAGATTATTTACGATCATGCTTTATCCAATAACTCAAGCCAGTTTTATATCTGGTCGGCTGCGATAGATAACGGAAATAAAGAGATCTATCAGCTGATTGAGGATATTATTTTCAATAAACATACGGAAGGAAAAGTTTCGCAAAATATTATAAAAGCTTTGCTTAACAGCGAGCAGAAACATTGCTGGGAATTGGTAGAGAAGCTTTTGCTTGCGGCACAACGACAGGAAGGTTTAAGGCAAACTGTTTTGGAAGCTTTAGACGAAACAAGCATCGGAGCTTTACAATATATGACGAATGTAATTGTGGAGCATAAACTGACACGTTTTTCATCGGTTGTGCGTGCAATAGATACTTGGACGGGTTTAGGTTGGGAAGCTGAAAAAGAGTCTGTCGTTAAAAATATTGTTTCTCTGGCTCATACTTATTTCAGTAATCCGGAACAGATTTCTGAAGCTGTTAAAAGTAAAAATAATAATGAAGTGTATATGGCACTTTGGGTTCAAGGAGTTTTGGATGTAGAAAAAACGGTTCCTTATCTGCATGATTTGTTTGATAAAGGTAGTGTAGAAAAGAAATGTTTGGCGATAAAATTCGCTGTAGAAACTGAAGATCCTTACATTCAGATGCCATTGTATTATAAAGCCGTTCTGGAAGGTGATTTACAGGTTTTAGCATTTGCCGGAGCTCCTATGGTTTCACTTTTAAGCGCAAATGTCAATTCTAAATTTTATGTCAGTAATACCGATTATCCCAACTTTTTTGAAAAACTTCACGAGCTAACTCAAAAAATAGAAGTTAAAGAAAAAAAGTTTGAAGGAAAAGTTTTCTCTTGGCAGAATGCGACTTTCAAAAAGAGTGATTTATACGCTTCAATGTTTTATCTGGTAGGAGAAGATCGTGAAAAACGAGACTTGGTGCTTTCTTATTTTGATCAGTTTGATCTGAGTTTAAGAGAGCAGCTCACAAGAAATATTCTCGGTGATTTCTACTGCTACTCTTATTCTTATAATTTTGAAAAGAAAAAGAAAGAAGTTACCCCTTTTCAGAAAGAATTTGCTTTTAAAATTATCAAAGACAGAGGAGAATCTATGATTGCTTCAGGAATTAATGTTTTGCAACAAGGATCTTTAAATAAAGATGAAGCCATGATTTTCTTTGATCTGTTTAAAAGAAAAGGCGGAACGCTTCGTAAAAAGTTAATAGAATTGATGATGAAGCAGGAAGATGCAGTGGTCACTCCACTGGTCGAAGAATTAACTGCGAAAGGCGACATCGAACAAAGAACAGCTTCATTGGATATTATGCTTCAGCTCCAGAAAAACAGAAGATTGTCTGATAAAATTAATCAATGGGCTTTACAGTATTCTGAAAAAACAAAAATTTCTGATAGAGAAAAAAACTTATTGGATCAGCTTAATCCTTCTGAAGATAAAGAAATCCTCTCAGAAAAAAACGGATTTGGTTTTTATAATCCTTCCGTTATCTCAAAGTATGAGTTGCCAAAAGTAGAATCTGATTCTTTCTATGCAAAAGCAACAAAGAATGATAGATATGGATTCACACAGTCTTTAGATCATATTAAATCTGAATTGAAAAAACTTAATGATTTATTTTTAAGCCATAAAGACCACGAATATGAATATGAAGACTGGAACGGTTCTCTGGTAAAAGAATTGCTGGGAAATAATTTCCGTCAGATTAAAAAAAATACCGAAGGTTTTACTGGCGAAGAATTAGCGGTAAATTACCCACTGCATGAAGTTTGGGAACAATGGTATAAAGATTCTAAACTGCAACCGGTTGATTTATTTTTATTGACATTTGCAGAGAACTGCGATCGCAAAAAGTTTAGAGATTTCCTTGAAAATTATGTGTTTTATCACCAAGGCTTCATTCCGAATCCCCTTAAAAATGATTATTACTGGGACAATCCTCTTAAAAATATTCTCTTATCATTAGAATACAAGTATGAATTTAAAGAATCAATAGATTTTCTGATTGATGCCTGTGCTACTTTATTTGCAAATCTTCCGAAAGAGATTATTGATTATATAGCCAAACCCAACGAATATTATTACAGATACGACGGAGACGGTTGGCAAAATACAGTTTTTTTTAAAGTGTTTTTACAGTCTATTCCGGTAAAAAAACTGACAGATGAGCAATTTACAAAAGTCTGGAACTTGTACCGATGGATGCAGTTCAACGGATTACAGGATAATGTAAAATACACCGTTCCTGGTTTCTACTTATTCTGTAAAGCTTATGAACTAAAACTTATTACCAAAGATGAGCTTTATGAAGGAATTTTCACGGCAGAATCTGCAATAAGAGACCTTACAACAACCAAATTTTATCATCACAGCGAAAAATATCTGGAAACATTTCCTTTCCTGAAGCCTGTAATTGACGGAATTCAAAATAAGTTTTTAGATGTAGAGCTTATTCGCGGTGATGCGAATACTTCGGTTTCGCATTTTGTTCAAGGATTTCAGACGATTTATGGAGCTGAACGGTTTGTGCAAATTTTAAAAGGTTTAGGCAAAGCTAATTTGTATGCAAATTATATTTACAGCTACGGAAACGAAAGTATGACGAAACAAAAGCTGTTTTCTTATCTTTTGTCTAATTGTTATCCATTGGAAAGTGATACTCAGGAATCGTTTAATACAATGATGAAAAAGGAGAAAATTGCTGAACTTCGGTTGATTCAGGCTGCAGTTTATGCTCCGCAATGGCAGAAATTTATTAGTAATTATTTAGGTTGGAAAGGCTTAGATTCTGCAATCTGGTGGATGCATGCCCATACAAAAACAGGATCTTATCAGGCTCAGAATTCAGGGCTTGAAAGCGAAGTGGCAAAATATTCTTCTGTAGATGTTCAGGAATTTCAGGATGGTGCCGTTGATAAAGATTGGTTTACTAAAGCGTATAAAGAACTAAGAAAAGCCCGCTGGGAAATGTTGTATGAATCTGCAAAATATATTTCTGATGGAAATGGGCATAGAAGAGCGAGGTTATATTCCGATACATTAACAGGAGATTTAAAAATAAAAGAAGTTACTGCAAAAGTAAAAGACAAGCGTGATCAGGATTATCTTCGTGTGTACGGTTTGGTTCCTTTAAGTAAAACAAATTCTGAAAAAGATGTTTTAAACCGATACGAATACATTCAGCAGTTTAAGAAAGAAAGTAAAGAATTTGGCTCGATGAAACAGGCGAGTGAAGCATTGGCAATTCGTGTGGCGTTGGAAAATTTGGCGAGAAATGCAGGTTATCCTGACCCGATCCGTTTAACTTGGGCTATGGAAACCAAGCAGATTCAGAACTTATTATCAAAAGAAACTCAGGTTACCATCGATGGCGTTACGGTTGGTTTAATTATCGAAGACGACGGAAAAGCCGAGTTGGTTGTTTTCAGAGATGATAAACAGTTAAAATCAATTCCACCAAAAATTAAAAAAGATAAAGCGATTGTAGAATTAGGAACTTATCGAAAAATCATGCGCGAACAATGGATGCGCTCCCGAAAAGGACTTGAAGAAGCGATGATAAGAGGCGATGAGTTTTTATATGCTGAAATAAAAAATCTTTTTGAACATCCGGTTATTGTGAAGCATTTAGAAAAACTGGTATTTATCTCTAATGATAATAAGATAGGATTTTTCCACGATGGAAATTTGGTAGACACTCAAGGTGAAATTCATGAACTGAACGAAAATAATACATTAAGAATCGCTCACTGCGTAGATTTGCACCAACATTCGGTTTGGAGTGATTTCCAGCATTATTGTTTTAAAGAAAAACTGATTCAGCCGTTCAAACAAATTTTCAGAGAATTATATACTCCAACTCCGGATGAGTTGCAGGAAAAATCTGTTTCACGACGATATGCAGGTCATCAGATTCAACCGAAGCAAACCTTAGCTCTATTAAAAACAAGAGGATGGAAGGTAGACTATGAAGAAGGTTTGCAGAAAGTTTATCATAAAGAAGGTTTTCAGGTTAAATTATATGCGATTGCAGATTGGTTTTCTCCTGCAGATGTAGAAAGTCCGACCCTTGAGACAATAGAATTCCATTCATTAAAAGATTATAAAAATATTCCTTTTGAGGATATCAACCCGAGATTGTTTTCTGAGGTAATGCGTGATGTAGATTTGGTAGTTTCTGTTGCTCACGTTGGTGGAGTAGATCCAGAAGCAAGCCATTCTTCTATTGAGATGAGAGCGGTATTAATGAAAGAAACGGCACGGTTATTTAAGCTTGAAAATATAAGAATTGAAGGTTTTCATGTCTTAGTGAAAGGGCAATTGGCAGAATACAGTGTACATTTGGGAAGTGCGGTTGTACATCAGGTTCCGGGGAAATATCTGTCGATCCTTCCGGTTCATTCACAGCACAGAGGAAGGTTGTTTTTACCTTTTGCAGATGACGATCCCAAATCTGCTGAAGTTTTGTCTAAAGTTTTATTATTGGCAAAAGATAATGAAATTCAGGATCCGACAATACTTTCTCAGATCAAAAGAGAATATGTTTAG
- a CDS encoding DUF3276 family protein: MSEYKERHENEIFTKVLKAGRRTYFFDVRETKAGDYYLTITESKKNFGENGEATFEKHKIYLYKEDFKSFQEMFNESTDFIINEKGEDVISEKHDKDFKSRTYTIDSDDEV; this comes from the coding sequence ATGAGTGAATACAAGGAACGCCATGAAAATGAAATTTTCACTAAGGTGTTAAAAGCGGGGAGAAGAACTTATTTCTTTGATGTGCGCGAGACGAAAGCAGGAGATTATTATCTTACAATCACAGAGAGTAAGAAAAATTTCGGAGAGAATGGAGAAGCTACATTCGAGAAGCATAAAATTTATCTTTATAAAGAAGATTTTAAGAGTTTTCAGGAGATGTTTAATGAGTCCACAGATTTCATCATTAACGAAAAAGGTGAGGATGTTATTTCAGAAAAGCATGATAAAGATTTCAAAAGCAGAACGTACACTATAGATTCTGACGACGAAGTTTAA
- a CDS encoding ABC transporter ATP-binding protein, translating into MKALKTLNPYFWKHKILLFWGLLFIIASNFFNIYKVQFVGKSVDELTKQGNLGFNKQVLIYVAIIVGCSLLTGFFTFMMRQTIIVASRRIEYELKNKIYRHYQDLSLTDYKQTTIGDLMNRLSEDIVAVRMYLGPGVMYVVNLVVLLLITSFYMIKTDASMTVWTLLPLPILSYIIFKVSSIINKKSKVMQKSQSAISTFVQDSFSGIRVVKYFAKEKYIQKNYGIKVSDYQDKALDLAKTEAYFFTIILFVIGLLNVAVILIGGQKYIAGELTVGKIADFFMYINILIWPFSMVGWVTSINQRAEASMQRINEFMEKQSEIYNKNFENYPIKGDIEFRNVSYVYPNTGIKALDNLSFKIGAGKSLAIMGKTGSGKSTIALLLCRLIDPTEGEILIDGKNLKDHNLENYRNFIGYIPQESYLFSDSIEHNIGFSIDNPTHEKVVEYSKIADVHKNIVEFKEQYKTMVGERGVMLSGGQKQRICIARALIKDPNIIIFDDSLSALDTETEQNILENIDTKINNATSIIITHRESSAQRADKILNLSEITNSATA; encoded by the coding sequence ATGAAAGCACTCAAAACTCTGAACCCTTACTTTTGGAAGCACAAAATATTATTGTTTTGGGGGTTACTCTTCATCATCGCCAGTAATTTTTTTAATATCTATAAAGTACAGTTTGTCGGAAAATCGGTTGACGAACTCACAAAACAAGGAAATCTCGGCTTTAACAAGCAGGTTTTAATTTACGTTGCCATTATTGTCGGCTGTTCACTCCTTACCGGATTTTTCACTTTTATGATGCGACAAACCATCATTGTTGCCTCAAGAAGAATTGAATACGAACTGAAAAATAAGATCTACAGACATTATCAGGATTTATCATTAACTGATTACAAGCAGACAACCATTGGAGACTTAATGAACAGATTAAGTGAAGACATTGTTGCCGTAAGAATGTATTTGGGACCCGGTGTAATGTATGTAGTCAATCTCGTTGTATTATTATTAATTACCAGTTTTTATATGATTAAAACAGATGCTTCAATGACGGTTTGGACGTTGTTGCCGCTTCCGATTTTGTCTTATATCATATTTAAAGTAAGCTCTATTATCAATAAAAAATCAAAAGTGATGCAGAAAAGCCAGTCTGCCATTTCGACTTTTGTACAGGATAGTTTTTCAGGAATACGAGTGGTAAAATACTTTGCAAAAGAAAAATACATCCAAAAGAATTATGGTATCAAAGTAAGCGATTATCAAGACAAAGCTTTAGATTTAGCAAAAACAGAAGCCTATTTCTTTACTATTATTTTGTTCGTAATCGGATTATTGAATGTTGCAGTAATTTTGATTGGCGGACAAAAATATATCGCAGGTGAGCTTACCGTTGGTAAAATTGCAGACTTCTTCATGTATATTAATATTTTGATCTGGCCGTTTTCAATGGTAGGTTGGGTAACTTCAATCAATCAAAGAGCGGAAGCCTCCATGCAGAGAATTAATGAGTTTATGGAGAAACAGTCTGAGATTTACAATAAAAACTTCGAAAATTACCCTATTAAAGGGGATATTGAATTTAGAAATGTCTCTTATGTCTATCCAAATACAGGCATTAAAGCATTAGATAACTTAAGTTTTAAAATTGGTGCCGGAAAATCTTTAGCTATTATGGGTAAAACCGGTAGCGGAAAATCTACCATTGCTTTGCTTCTATGCAGATTAATTGATCCTACTGAAGGTGAAATTCTTATTGACGGTAAAAATTTAAAAGATCACAATCTTGAAAATTACAGAAATTTCATTGGATACATTCCGCAGGAAAGTTATCTATTTTCAGATTCTATTGAGCATAACATTGGGTTCTCTATCGACAATCCTACTCACGAAAAAGTAGTTGAATACTCTAAAATTGCCGACGTCCACAAAAATATTGTTGAGTTTAAAGAACAGTACAAAACCATGGTGGGCGAACGTGGCGTAATGCTTTCTGGAGGTCAGAAACAAAGAATATGTATTGCAAGAGCATTAATAAAAGACCCGAATATCATTATTTTTGATGACTCTTTATCCGCTTTAGATACAGAAACCGAACAGAATATCCTTGAAAATATTGATACCAAAATCAATAACGCAACTTCTATAATCATCACACATAGAGAGTCTAGCGCACAAAGAGCCGACAAAATTCTTAATCTTAGCGAAATTACCAATTCTGCAACCGCATAG